A window of the Brachyhypopomus gauderio isolate BG-103 chromosome 14, BGAUD_0.2, whole genome shotgun sequence genome harbors these coding sequences:
- the tyms gene encoding thymidylate synthase, with amino-acid sequence MPATSEMHTGGSCKVGDAEEKQIPKNKKVTSFSLFCDEQGYLDQIEYILQNGTRKGDRTGTGVVSVFGLQARYNLRDQFPLLTTKRVFWKGILEELLWFIKGSTNAKELSEKGVKIWDANGSRDFLDKNGFKEREEGDLGPVYGFQWRHFGAEYTDMHADYSGQGVDQLQKVIDTIKSNPEDRRIIMCAWNPKDLPLMALPPCHALCQFYVSDGELSCQLYQRSGDIGLGVPFNIASYALLTYMIAHVTGLKPGDFVHTLGDAHIYLNHIEPLKEQLQREPRPFPKLKICGTVERIDDFRAEHFEICDYNPYPTIKMQMAV; translated from the exons ATGCCGGCAACATCTGAAATGCATACGGGGGGTTCATGCAAAGTAGGCGATGCAGAAGAAAAACAAATACCTAAAAATAAAAAGGTTACGtcgttttctttgttttgtgaTGAGCAGGGATATTTGGACCAAATTGAATACATTTTACAAAATGGGACACGAAAAGGCGACCGTACAGGGACTGGAGTCGTGTCTGTATTTGGCTTACAGGCAAGATATAACCTTCGAG ATCAGTTTCCTTTGCTAACAACGAAGAGAGTTTTCTGGAAAGGTATTTTGGAGGAGCTGCTGTGGTTCATAAAG GGTTCAACAAATGCCAAAGAGCTTTCAGAAAAAGGTGTGAAGATTTGGGATGCGAACGGCTCACGAGACTTCCTTGATAAGAATGGATTCAAAGAGCGTGAAGAGGGAGACTTGGGCCCAGTGTATGGTTTCCAGTGGAGACACTTTGGTGCTGAGTACACGGACATGCACGCTG ATTACTCTGGACAAGGCGTTGACCAGCTCCAGAAGGTCATTGACACCATTAAGTCCAATCCAGAGGACAGGAGGATCATTATGTGTGCTTGGAATCCTAAAG ACTTGCCCCTGATGGCCCTACCACCCTGCCATGCCTTGTGTCAGTTCTACGTCTCAGATGGCGAGTTGTCGTGCCAGTTATACCAGAGGTCGGGAGATATTGGTCTTGGCGTGCCATTCAACATCGCTAGCTATGCTCTGCTGACGTACATGATTGCCCATGTCACAGGGCTTAAG CCTGGCGATTTTGTACATACTCTTGGTGATGCCCACATCTACCTCAATCACATTGAGCCTCTAAAAGAGCAG CTTCAGAGAGAGCCTCGCCCTTTCCCCAAGCTGAAGATTTGCGGTACCGTGGAACGTATTGATGACTTCAGGGCTGAGCATTTTGAGATATGCGACTATAACCCTTACCCCACAATCAAGATGCAAATGGCTGTTTAA
- the enosf1 gene encoding mitochondrial enolase superfamily member 1 — MLKGKIVKLVVSDVRFPTSLEHHGSDAMHKDPDYSVAYVVAETEAGLKGYGLTFTVGRGTEIVVCAVEALSSLVIGKTLEEIVSDFGGFYRLLTSDGQMRWIGPEKGVIHLATAAILNALWDMWARAENKPLWKLLVDMDPRKLIQCIDFRYITDALTEQEALDILDKAKTGKQKREQQMLKEGYPAYTTSCAWLGYSDEKLTQLCSDALTEGWSRFKVKVGADLQDDIRRCRLIRKRIGPENILMIDANQRWNVAEAISWVTTLAEFRPLWIEEPTCPDDILGHAAISKALAPLGIGVASGEQCHNRVMFKQFLQASALQFVQIDSCRVGSINENLAILLMAAKFKVPVCPHAGGVGLCELVQHLILFDYISVSASLDNRMCEYVDHLHEHFKSPTVIKNAHYMPPKDPGFSCEMLDESVQKHQFPHGEVWRSILEKKGS, encoded by the exons ATGCTTAAAGGCAAAATTGTTAAACTAGTAGTGAGCGACGTGAGATTCCCTACGTCTTTGGAACATCATGGATCAGACGCCATG CACAAGGACCCGGACTACTCGGTTGCTTACGTCGTAGCTGAGACCGAGGCTGGTTTAAAAGGCTACGGACTAACTTTCACTGTTGGACGAGGAACGGAAATTG TTGTATGTGCTGTGGAAGCCCTGTCCTCGTTAGTAATTGGAAAAACATTGGAGGAGATTGTGAGTGACTTTGGTGGCTTCTACAGACTTCTAACTAGTGATGGTCAAATGAGATGG ATTGGGCCAGAGAAAGGTGTCATCCATTTGGCAACTGCGGCTATTCTCAATGCTCTCTGGGATATGTGGGCTCGGGCAGAGAACAAG CCCCTTTGGAAACTCTTGGTTGATATG GACCCCAGGAAGCTCATTCAGTGTATAGATTTCAGATATATCACGGATGCCCTCACTGAGCAGGAAGCATTAG ATATACTGGATAAAGCCAAAACAGGAAAACAGAAGAGAG AGCAACAGATGCTAAAGGAAGGTTATCCAGCCTATACCACGTCCTGTGCCTGGCTTGGATATTCAGATGAAAAGCTCACAcag CTGTGCTCTGATGCACTGACTGAAGGGTGGAGCAGGTTTAAAGTGAAGGTAGGAGCAGATCTGCAGGACGACATTCGCAGATGCAGGCTCATCCGGAAGAGGATCGGTCCAGAGAACATACTG ATGATCGATGCGAACCAGCGTTGGAACGTTGCTGAGGCCATTTCCTGGGTAACCACACTAGCGGAGTTTCGCCCACTGTGGATCGAGGAGCCCACTTGTCCTGATGACATTCTTGGACATGCTGCTATCTCCAAG GCTCTCGCCCCTTTGGGAATTGGAGTTGCCTCAGGAGAACAG TGCCATAATAGGGTGATGTTTAAGCAGTTTCTGCAGGCCTCAGCTCTACAGTTTGTTCAGATCGACAGCTGCCGTGTGGGCAGCATCAATGAGAACCTTGCCATTTTGCTAATGGCTGCCAAGTTCAAGG TTCCTGTGTGTCCTCATGCTGGTGGAGTAGGACTTTGTGAGCTTGTTCAGCATCTCATTCTGTTTGACTACATCTCAGTGTCTGCCAGCCTGGACAACAG GATGTGTGAATATGTGGACCACCTCCACGAGCACTTCAAAAGCCCCACAGTAATCAAGAATGCCCATTACATGCCTCCCAAG GATCCTGGATTCTCCTGCGAGATGCTGGATGAGTCTGTTCAGAAACACCAGTTTCCTCATGGAGAAGTGTGGAGATCCATTCTGGAGAAGAAAGGATCTTAA